TAAGCCGTGTTTATCCTACATCAGTGTACTCTTTGGGTGAAAGGAGGGCATGGAGGTATGGAATTCTTTTACAATGTTCATCGTTTGTTCAAAGTTGATAATGCACCAAAGGCCATTCTTGAGCTATGTGATAGTTACCATATAGGTATTTGCATATTAAGTTCGAAACTCAAATGTTCCTGCAGTGTAATTGGCATGAAGTAGAATATTGCAAATTGTAGTTTCGTCGTCCAATTTATCCATGTTTTGCAGAACATTATCTGGGGAAATTGATTTGCACCATGAAGATAGTAAAAGAAAGAGGGAACTGCCAGAAGAATTTAAGGAGACACGGAATAGATCTGAGGTACATAGAACATATTACCAATCCTTTCAGCTTTCCAGAATCTCCTGCATTTTTATTTTCAGGGATATGAAATAACTATTTTTCTAAGGATCAGTGAATAGTAATATTTTCATTAATCTTTTTTAAGCCCACGTATCAAGAAGAGGAAAGGTTGAAAATACATAAATCTGGTTGAACCCAAGAATAAAAAGTTAAATTGCGTGGATATCGCATGACATAttactttattttaatttgtATGTAATTTGCTTTGTGATTCAGCCAGAGTAAATGTCACTGAGtttcatagcgtggaaacagccattcggttcaactcatctgtgccagccaagatgcctacttgagctagtcccatttgcttgctttgacccatatccttttaaaccattcctatcttgtacctgtacaaatgttttttAAGAATTGTAATTTTACCCACCACTACCACTTCCTCCAGCATCTTATTTCACGTACCCAACACCTTTAGTGTGGGAAAATGTAATTCGTGTTCCCATTAAATTTTTTCCACTCTACCCTTGAATCTATGCCATCTAATTTTGGACGATTAAAAAACCCCATCCTATCAAGTCTCTTACAACTAacgtccttgtgaatcttttctgcaccctttccatcttaatgacatccttcctacagataGGGacccagaactgcatacaatactccaactgtgtaggaaggaactgcagattatggtttataccgaaggtagacacaaaatgctggagtaactcagtgggtcaggcagcatctctggagaaaaggaataggtgatgttttgggtctgaactcTTCTTGCAATAATCCAAGTGCAGTTTCACAAAtgctgtgtagacaatagacaataggtgcaggagtaggccattcagcccttcgagccagcaccgccattcaatgcgatcatggctgatcactcaatcagtaccccgttcctgccttctccccataccccctcactccgctatccttaagagctctatccagctctcccttgaagcatccaacgaactggcctccactgccttctgaggcagagaattccacaccttcaccactctctgactgaaaaagttcttcctcatctccgttctaaatggcctaccccttattcttaaactgtggccccttgttctggactcccccaacattgggaacatgtttcctgcctctaatgtgtccaatcccctaattatcttatatgtttcaataagatcccccctcatccttctaaattccagtgtatacaagcccaatcgctccagcctttcaacatacgacagtccagccattccgggaattaacctagtgaacctacgctgcacgccctccatagcaataatatccttcctcaaatttggagaccaaaactgcacacagtactccaggtgcggtctcaccagggcccggtacaactgtagaaggacctctttgctcctatactcaactcctcttgttacgaaggccaacattccattggctttcttcactgcctgctgtacctgcatgcttcctttcattgactgatgcactaggacacccagatctcgttgaactccccctcctcctaacttgacaccattcagataataatctgcctttctattcttacttccaaagtgaataacctcacacttatctacattaaactgcatctgccatgtatccgcccactcacacaacctgtccaagtcaccctgcagccttattgcatcttcctcacaattcacactaccccccagcttagtatcatctgcaaatttgctaatggtacttttaatcccttcgtctaagtcattaatgtatatcgtaaatagctggggtcccagcaccgaaccttgcggtaccccactggtcactgcctgccattccaaaagggacccatttatccccactctttgctttctgtctgtcaaccaattttctatccatgtcagtaccctacccccaataccatgtgccctaattttgcccactaatctcctatgtgggaccttgtcgaaggctttctgaaagtcgaggtacaccacatccactgactctcccctgtcaattttcctagttacatccttaaaaaattccagtagatttgtcaagcatgatttccccttcgtaaatccatgctgactcggaatgatcctgttactgctatccaaatgctcagcaatttcgtcttttataattgactccagcatcttccccaccactgatgtcagactaactggtctataattacccgttttctctctccctcctttcttaaaaagtgggataacatttgctatcctccaatccacaggaactgatcctgaatctatagaacattgaaaaatgatctccaatgcttccactatttctagagccacctccttaagtaccctgggatgcagaccatcaggccctggggatttatcagccttcagttccatcagtctacccaaaaccatttcctgcctaatgtggatttccttcagttcctccatcaccctaggttctccggcccctagaacatttgggagattgtgtgtatcttcctcagtgaagacagatccaaagtaacggtttaactcgtctgccatttctttgttccccataataaattcccctgctcctgtcttcaagggaccccccCCCTTGCCCCTTTACAGTATCCAAAATAGTATACATGCTATACAAGGGGAATGGGCAAAGGGAATTGCTTCACTTCACTTGCTCCTTTTCTTGGTGGTTATTCTATTTTCTGCCTGTACCTTGGGCATGAATACTTCATTAAACCACTTCATTAAAATTCTTATCTATGAAGTTCCCAGTATCCCGGATGATCCTCATTCAGTACATCcggttccagtttcttcccacacttcccaCAGTTGTAGTTCTGTGGTTCACTGGACGTTTCCATgatctcccacatcctgcagcagGAGCATCCCACTGCCCTAACTGCCATTTTCACTGAGACTAAAGAGGAATAGGTGAAAATGAAAGATCATACCTTATCTTATCTTTTTATCTCCACTCAGCTTCCTCATCAAAGCCAGGGCCTTCAACTTATAGACCATTCCTATCTTTATTCCATAACTATTAAAAAATTGATAGAATTATAACCATTAGTCTCAAAGTGTTTCCCAACTTACATTTCAGCCACTTGATCTGCATTTCCCATTGGAGATCCAGTTATGCTCCCTCTCAATATATCTCGAGTAAACTTTTCTGGATGCACATAACTAATTAAGCCCCAAATAAGCTTTAACATATAGAAGTCTCTATCAATATCAGGGAAACTAAAACTATTATTAGAGCCCTATTActatgagtcatacagcacagaaacaaactctTCGGCCCTtcttgtctgtgctgaccaagatgtcccatccaaagAGTGCGATATGCCTGtgcctggcctacatccctctaaacctctcctgcccatgtacctgtccaaacgttttaTTATTACTACTATCTGCAACCTTCCTACATAGTTGTCCACTAATTCCCGAAGACTATTCAGGGGCTTATAGTACAATCACATCAAAGTGATCACCACTGCCTTATTTCTCATGTTGCACCCTTActatgagtcatagtcatacaaccaTGCAGACAATCCCACAGGACTGTCCCTGGAGATGTTCTCTCCGATCTATAAAGCAACTCCATCTTACTCTCACCTCTATCACAACTGTAGCATCAGTACACCAGAACATTGAGGGACTGGCAGGACCAGTAGCTCAATCATGTTTCTGCAATAGCTATAATATTGAAGatctatgtacctatccatgtcctgaggTTATCTGTCAGGTttgctttaaaataaatgcagctTTGCCTATTAGACCTTCCTTGCTCCCTGTCCTGCTCTTGCTAGTCCAAGCTACCACATCCTACATGTAGTTATGGTGCCTAACTAATGCAAGTAATTTAAGTTCCAAATTATAatattgggggcgtggctgcgttctgcagctgcggctcaccggcagtctctctgtttttttgtcattgtcgttgttaaatgtacgttttgttttatttttaattctgtgtatgtgggggggggttgggggaaaccttttttcaaatctcctcctcaacggagatgcgacctgtaccgtgtcgtatctccgttcgcgctacggcctaacatcgtggagtcggcggcctccagctgggatcgaccttgaagactccggtcgcagggcctggacttaccatctcggaggcttcggccgtgggccctgcagaccgcaacatcgggagttcgcaggtccctggctggcgaccggcttttgggagctccagccgtagcagcttcgaccgccccgaagcgcgaggtacgatcgacccgcccgcaggcccttcatcgccctgcgtggctcggccgcagcactttccatcgcccggtgggggctcaagactttcatcggcctgctcggctcagccctgggactttccatcgcccggtgggggctcaggactttcatcggcctgttcggctcggctcggccctgggactttccatcgcccggtgggggcttcaaaaagttgggagcctcgatcacctcgtggcaccacgggagaagattgaggaggagataagactttgccttccatcacagtgagggtatgcttagagcaatcactgtgatggctgttttgtgtaaaaaattatatctgtgtgtcttgtgctttttaatgtctactgccggaccctgacgtgagaggacgctggcattgtgtattcgccgcttttccgtcaggatagtttgtctgtttgtttctatgttaattgtttttgtaaagcgctttgagcatgtgataaggcgctatataaaataaatggattattattattattattattatcatacaCGTGACATTTGTTTCATATAGTACTTTCAAAAATTAGAATAATATTAAAGTAACCTATTTACCGATTAAAAATTCTTCTCAATGTTTCTTTTTCAGAACAAGGAAAAGGCTTTTGGTTCTTGGACTTCTAAAGACTCCAAGAATGCGCAGTCCACAGATCAGTCGCTCGGATCTGTTCAGATACTTTCGGAGTTTAGCCAGTCCAACAGTGAAAGAAACAACCATTTAAAAAATGATCACGAGTCTTGTCAAAAGCAACCAAGAAACAATGATTCAGATGTGGGCAGATTGGATATGTCTGGAGTAAATAAGCTTGATGACTTTGGATTAGAGGAAAATCTTACAGATTCGTCAAAGCACAAAGATGAGATGAAACATGTAAAGCAAAGTGGGGAAGTAATATCTGAAAGCAGCCCTTGGACACGTGATATACATATTGACGCTGATCAAAAGCAGGAATCTGCTTTAGAGGACAATGTCATAACCAGCTGCCATCAGGTTATCCTATTGCGTGACAGCAAAGCTTTAATTTCTTCAACAGATTCTGCAGAATTATCAATAAAAGAACATGGTCAAGATGTCAAATCTAGGGACCATTCAAAACTAAAAGAAgaaaaagggaaagaaaaaaaatataCCGCCGAAGGCTCCTGGCCAAAGTCTAAGGAGAATACACAGGAAGATACAAAGGGTCATgagaaaaacaaagaaaaaagaaATGAATCTGAATGCATGCGGCCAAAGTTCAAAGAAAACTCACAAGATGATGTGAAATCCAGTGAAaaatggaaagagaaaaaaaatgattcTGAAAACCCTTGCTCCAAATTCAAGGAAAGCATACATGAAGATGCTAAAagcagagaaaagaaaaatgaatcTGAACATGGTCGAACTAAATCTAGGGAAAATACCGTAGATGAGAAAAGCCATGAGAAAGGTAAAGACAAGAAATACATGTCTGAACGCTCTCGATCATTATCTAAGGAAGGCTTCCAGGAGAACATGAAAGGTAATGAAAAAGTAAAAGAAAGGAAAGGTGAATCTGGGAACTCCCGATCAAAATCCAGAGAGAAATTGCATGATGACACAAGAAATCATGAGAAAGTTAAAGAGAATCAAAATGAATCTGGAAGCTCGCGGTCAAAATCAAAGGAAACTGTACAGGAGGATGCTCGAAATAAAGATAAACAAAAGAACTTTGAAAATTCACGGTCAAGATCCAAGGAAGATTTGCAAGAAGATAAATCAAGGGAGAAGAAAATAGTAAAGAGAAGAGAATCTGAAAGCTCCTTGTCAAAATATAAGGAAAGAGTTGATGGCTCTCGATCCAAAACAAAGGAAAGCATTGAATTGTCTCGATCAAAGTCCAAGGAAGATGATGAATATATTCAAAAAGGAATAGAAAAAAAGCATGATTCTGAAACTGCTCGGTTGAAATTGAAGGAACATTCGGAAATTGCTAGATCAAAAACCAGGGAAAAATTGCAGGGAGATGTTCAAAATGAAGAGAAAATAGAAAAGAGGCGTGATTCTGAAAACACTCGACCTAAGTCTAAGGATAATGTTGATGCCTCTCGGTCAAAATCCAGGGAGAAAGTGCGAGATGCTGTTCAAGGTGAAAAAAGAATGGAAAAGAAGAATAGTTCTGAAACTGCTGGTGCAAAACCGAAGGAATATTCAGAAAGCTCGCACTCAAGAGTAAAAGAAAAGGTGCGAGATTCTGTTCAGGGCACTTTGAAGGGAATTGACAAGAAGCATGATTCTAAAATCAGACATTTTGAAAAATCACATTCAAAATCCAAAGAAGACTTGCAGGAAGATAACACGAAGAAAATTGAAAGAAAATGCGATTTTGGAAGTACTCGGCCCAAGTCTGGGGAACGCTCTGAACATTCACGATCAAAATCTAAGGAGCATTCTGATAGTTCCCGATCAAAACACAAAGAGAGGGTGCAAGAAAATATTCAAATCAATGAAAAAGGAATGGACAGGAAGCACAAATATGAAAATACTCTTTCAAAATCCATGGAACATTCTGAAACATCTCACTCAAAATCCAGTGAGAAAGGAAAGGAAAACATTAAGGACTGTGAAAAAGGAAAGTTAAAGAAGAATGATTTACAAAATGTTCAAACTAAATCTAAAGAAATCTCTGAAAATATGCAAGCAAAGTCCAAAGAAAAAATACAAGGCGATGAGAAAGGATTAGAAAAGGGTGGTGTTGAAACTATTGGGTCATGTTCTAAGGATAAAGTGCAAGATCTTCCAGGTAATGTGATTTTAGAAGAAAAAGCGATTAAGTCGCCAACTGCTATGTCCAAGCCTGAAACAATGGAAAATGAACAAAGCAGAGAGAAGAGCACTAACTTTAAAAATGTGGCAAACGATGAGGAGCAGGCAGAAATTGCCAAAAGTAATGAAACAGACGAGAAAAATAAAGTGGAGAATGATCAGTCAGGATCCGAAGCTCACCTGCAAACAAATATTAAAAGTAAAGAGATAGTAGAAGAAAAAAATGATATTCAAAGTTTGGAATTAAAAGAGTGCCATTTGGAAGAAAATGAAATAAGTGATACAAAAGAAAAATTTGAAAATACGCTATCAGGATCAAATGAAGATCAAACTGATCAGACTAATGATAAAAAAAGAACTGATTCAGAAAATTCCCAGTTAAACTCAAAAGAGAGCATATCAGATAGTAAGGAAATTCTGCCCAACACTCCAGGAAATTTAGTGGACCTAGAAATTTTGATAAAAGCTGATGACAAATTAGAGGAAAGAACAAAAGCCTTTGAAGGTGAAAAGAATGAAGCGGGACCTTTGAAAGATATAAACATGGGAGAAAAGGAGATTGAAATTGTACAAAAGACTGAATGTAAAACATCTCTTTTAGATAAAGAAAGTGAAAAACCAGCTCATGACCAATTCGTAAGCCCAAGTAAGGTAACTATTCCTCCAAATGTGGAACAACATGGATCTTTACATACCCCTTGTGAGACCCCTGATACTCCAACAATGAATGATGCTGGGCTTCTCCATTCAATTGCTAATAAAGTACAGTTTGCTCATTATGATCCTTCTTCACCGGCTACTCCAACACTCGATGAAACTTTTAGCTATGAGGCACCTTCTAGTGTACCGGAATCTGTTGTATCTGTGGAAAGTCCTGGGAAGCAAAAGGCTCATAGTTCGGAAAATATTGCAGAAGAATTGGGTGACAAGTATCAAGATGTAGAAATGGACTCCAAATGCGATCCTTCAAAAGTGGAGTCACAAGGTAGCCAAGAAGTCTTCAATCATGAAATGTTTAAACCATCTAATGTTCAAAAAATGGttaatttgagatttgttatcATTCTTGGAACATTCAATATATTCTATCAGCAGTGGGAAATTAGAATGAATCAGTTTCTGCATTTCAGATGTTCTTGACTGGTCTTTCCATTCTGAGTATTTTGAAAGCAAACTTTCAATGAGTTGTTGGTAGAGTCATGCTGTCTATGGAATATTTGTTCATTCTGCTATTATTTTAAACTTCCTGGttggcatttttttttttaaacgagggGAAGAAGCATCCACAACTGAGAAGACAAACCTCATAACATAACTGATTTCAGGGTTCAAATTTTGAAAGGATCAGGATGAGCTCAGCAACTTCCCCCATAGCTCATGATAGATGCCCTTGACTGATAgtctgatttttttaattttgttgcatCAACTAAATGTtgctgaaatatatatacatttttaaatgtatttatttattgacTTGGCTAAGGCTGTGCATAGAATAATTTATTTACAGTGGGCCTCCAGATAGATAGaaacatgagactgcagatgctggaatcttgcgcaaaaagttgtgctgaaggcactcagcaggtcacgcagcagttggcgagggaatggaaagatggtgtttcaggtcggaactcttTAGACTGGGGTGGAGTGAAGTAAACTGGATAAGAGAGATGGAGTGGAGCAAAACCTGTGATCAAGGTGATGGGTGATACAAGTGGACGGAGGGGTGTTATTTGTAGATGAGATGGTGACAAAAGCTGGgggtaaaaaggagacaaaagggtgtcaaggaaagaagatgagtgaaatgtaaagccagaggaatggGGTATGGGTGGAATGGATGGGGCTCAGGGAAGAAGGGGATAAAGGGGAAATGGGCTAACTAGGAGGTGGAAGGATTGGGAGATGAGCGAATAGAGGCAAAAGGGGCAGGGTGTCCAAGGTGGTATGAAATATACGGAGGGGATAGGGACAGGGTGACTGGGATGAGAGAGTTACGCCATAGAACAGCAGCATCTTtaatcatatgtgataggagtagaattaggccattcggcccatcaagtctccgccattcaatcatggctgatcaatctctcggAGGgagataaccccattctcctgccttttccccgtaacctctgacacctgtactaatcaagaatctatctcttaacttaaaaatattcactgacggcctctacggccttctgtggcaaagaattccacagatttatcaccctctgactaaagaaatttctcctcgtctccttcctaaaagaacgtcctttaattctgaggctatgacctctagtcctagactctcccacgagtggaaacatcctctccactccatccaagcctttcactattcgatatgtttcaatgaggtcccccctcattcttctaaactccagcgagtacaggccccgtgctgacaaacgctcatcataggttaacctcactcccctctttttctcttcccctgtctcTTCTATCCAGATCCCTGTGTGCAGCTTTGCATTttactcttctttccttatctctcaGACTTTTTTCTCCTTTTTATCTCTACCCTAGGCCACCATCTTCACACATCTGC
This region of Rhinoraja longicauda isolate Sanriku21f chromosome 1, sRhiLon1.1, whole genome shotgun sequence genomic DNA includes:
- the bod1l1 gene encoding biorientation of chromosomes in cell division 1-like 1; translated protein: MAALAPGDPKLVSMIVNHLKNQGLFDQFRRDCLADVDTKPAYQNLRQRVDNFVSNHLASHTWSPHLNKNQLRNSLRQMVLQSGMLEVGVDRIISQVVDPKINHIFRPQVEKAVHEFLATVDRKEEPAAVNGAQNSEKQEPPTPGPSSCPNTSKADDALSILDTITSLNQEASAARSTVENSSSKNCEKNSKKISTTEIKSQSFDLGTEKDHVTEEAEKSTLEAKVDDGSINALTSLKTCEDKHEKAETIVESTEDVNDKNDKRDKDTIRNEQIGLSKIERRGRRKNSESVRHISATLTVKQTAKENLKKEYFLEDSDFEGLSDITVSSVHTSDLSSFDEEDEEEEGEVPDSDSSDEVQEQSSEEKDMNVETNEEGQKECKAKPGRHPYVHKPFLYSKYYSDSDDEETVVQRRQSIAKEKAERLLRRQWNRERGEDKHKQLEIEKDGPSEETQRNEENLQILEKGINSNLSVETNLRTMQEPTSQISKVSKAALKEQKILEKKVALRRKRKGDLRTLSGEIDLHHEDSKRKRELPEEFKETRNRSENKEKAFGSWTSKDSKNAQSTDQSLGSVQILSEFSQSNSERNNHLKNDHESCQKQPRNNDSDVGRLDMSGVNKLDDFGLEENLTDSSKHKDEMKHVKQSGEVISESSPWTRDIHIDADQKQESALEDNVITSCHQVILLRDSKALISSTDSAELSIKEHGQDVKSRDHSKLKEEKGKEKKYTAEGSWPKSKENTQEDTKGHEKNKEKRNESECMRPKFKENSQDDVKSSEKWKEKKNDSENPCSKFKESIHEDAKSREKKNESEHGRTKSRENTVDEKSHEKGKDKKYMSERSRSLSKEGFQENMKGNEKVKERKGESGNSRSKSREKLHDDTRNHEKVKENQNESGSSRSKSKETVQEDARNKDKQKNFENSRSRSKEDLQEDKSREKKIVKRRESESSLSKYKERVDGSRSKTKESIELSRSKSKEDDEYIQKGIEKKHDSETARLKLKEHSEIARSKTREKLQGDVQNEEKIEKRRDSENTRPKSKDNVDASRSKSREKVRDAVQGEKRMEKKNSSETAGAKPKEYSESSHSRVKEKVRDSVQGTLKGIDKKHDSKIRHFEKSHSKSKEDLQEDNTKKIERKCDFGSTRPKSGERSEHSRSKSKEHSDSSRSKHKERVQENIQINEKGMDRKHKYENTLSKSMEHSETSHSKSSEKGKENIKDCEKGKLKKNDLQNVQTKSKEISENMQAKSKEKIQGDEKGLEKGGVETIGSCSKDKVQDLPGNVILEEKAIKSPTAMSKPETMENEQSREKSTNFKNVANDEEQAEIAKSNETDEKNKVENDQSGSEAHLQTNIKSKEIVEEKNDIQSLELKECHLEENEISDTKEKFENTLSGSNEDQTDQTNDKKRTDSENSQLNSKESISDSKEILPNTPGNLVDLEILIKADDKLEERTKAFEGEKNEAGPLKDINMGEKEIEIVQKTECKTSLLDKESEKPAHDQFVSPSKVTIPPNVEQHGSLHTPCETPDTPTMNDAGLLHSIANKVQFAHYDPSSPATPTLDETFSYEAPSSVPESVVSVESPGKQKAHSSENIAEELGDKYQDVEMDSKCDPSKVESQELPVHQDVLPEINTRVKSELKDEDVTGESVKGAEEQSSSKRERKPKRPYTPVENPPKRRHLQSEAKSVADEPVEAVLIQVQEEKATQSRGKITSKVEEKARNQTNDASSQNKPTTRAAKKVSNPEHLSVPERERRSSTLAKEKLTPDSKAGKSSATVSVTRSRNQPSPVIKRKREASPERKRKQKTEVPPKRTRR